DNA sequence from the Corynebacterium yudongzhengii genome:
GGTCCTGCGCAACATGATCTACGCCGAATCCGGCGATCTGCACCGGCTGAACTTCGTGGTCATGGACGAGATCCACTACCTCGCCGACCGGGATCGCGGCGCCGTGTGGGAGGAGATCATCCTCTCGCTCGACGAGTCGGTCTCCGTCATCGGGCTTTCGGCCACCGTGTCGAACTCCGAGGAGTTCGGCCGCTGGTTGCGCACCGTGCGCGGAGATACGGAGGTCATCGTCACTGACCGGCGTCCCGTCCCGCTGGATCAGTGGATGATGGTGGGCCGCCGCGTCTTCGAGATGTTCGAACCCGGCGGAGACCGCGTCAACGGCCAGCTCATGCACTATATCGGCCGCGTCGAGGAGTCGGAGGAGAAATACCGCCCGCTCGGCCGCCCGGAGGTCCTGCAGGTTCTGCAGGGGCGCAACATGCTGCCGGCGATCACCTTCATCTTCTCGCGCGCAGGTTGCGACGGCGCGCTAGCCCAGTGCCACCGCTCCCGGCTGATCCTCACCACGAAGGAGGAGGCCGAGGAGATCCGGCAGATCGTCAACGCCGGTGTGGAGGGTATTCCGGAAGAAGACCTCGAGGTGCTGCACTTTCGACGTTGGCGCTCGGCCTTGACCCGCGGTTTCGCCGCGCATCACGCGGGCATGTTGCCGGCGTTTCGCCACATCGTCGAAGAACTCTTCGTCAAAGGCCTGCTCAAGGCGGTCTTCGCCACGGAGACCCTCGCGCTCGGCATCAACATGCCGGCGCGCACGGTGGTGCTCGAGCGGTTGGTGAAGTTCAACGGCGAGGCGCATGTCGATCTCACTCCCGGCCAGTACACCCAGTTGACCGGCCGGGCGGGGCGCAGGGGTATCGACGTCCTCGGTAACGCCGTGGTCCAGTGGGCCGCGGCGATGGACCCGCGCGCCGTGGCCGGCTTGGCGTCGACATGCACCTACCCGCTGATCTCGACGTTTAGCCCCGGCTACAACATGGCCATCAACATGCTGAAGATGAATGGGTTAGACGAGTCGCTGCGGTTGATCGAGAAGTCTTTCGCGCAGTTCCAGGCCGATGGCTCGGTGGTCGACGACGTCCGCGCGATCGAGCGCGACCAGGAGCGCCTCGACGCCCTCGAATCCCAGCTTGAGGACGACTTCGAGCGCCTCGGGGTCGCGGGCACGATCGATGAGCTGGTCGATTACATCGAGACCCGGCGCCGGCTGACCGAAGAGGAGCGCGAGGCGAAGAAGCGGGCACGCACCGAGCGGGACAAGGAGACCACCGCGATCCTGGCGAAACTGCAGATCGGCGACGTGATCGCGGTGCCGGGCAAGAAGCGCCCGCAGCTGGCCGTGGTGATCACCCCCGCGAACCAGACGAAGGACCCGCGGCCGTGGGTGACCACGGAGCGTGGCTGGTCCGGGCGTATCGACGCCGCCGGCATCTCCGTCCCACCCATCATCGTCGGGCGGATGCGGGTGCCGAAGAACGTCCGCCACCAGCCCCGCAAAAATACCCGGTATGTGCTCTCGGAATTCAAGCGCCAGCACTTCGAGCGCCCGAAGAAGATGAAGGTGCGCTCGCGGGTTGCCGCGAAATACCGGAAGGCCGTCCAGGAACACCCGGTGCACAGCTGGCCGGATCGCGAAACGCTCGTGCGCGCGGCGGAGGACTACGCCCGGATCAGCCGGGAACAGAAGCGGCGTCGCCGGCGTGTCGACGGCGCCACCGACACCCTAGCCCGCACCTTCGAGCGCATCCTCGCTCTGCTCACGGAGATGGACTACGTCGAGATCGAACAGGGCCAGCCGGTCGTGACCGAGGAGGGCGAGCGCCTGGCGAAGGTCCACAGCTCCGCCGACTTGCTCGTCGCGCAGTGCCTCAAGCGCGGGATCTGGGAGAACCTGGACCCGGCGGAACTGGCCGCGGCGGTATCGACGTGCGCCTTCGAGAATCGCCGCGAGATCGCGCCGGCAGGGGAGAACGAGGTGCCGACCGACGCGATTGCCGACGCCATCGCCGGCACCCAGCGCGTGTGGGCGGAGCTCGCCGCCGACGAGCAGCGCCACCGCCTGCCGATCACCCGCGAGCCCGAAGCTGAGTTCGCCACCGCGATCCACCAGTGGGCCGCCGGCGCTCCGCTGGGTTATTGCCTCTCCGCGGCCGCGCACTCCGGCGCGGAGCTCACCCCAGGCGATTTCGTGCGCTCGTGTCTGCAGGTCAACGACCTGCTTGAGCAGGTCGCCAAGACCGGCTACTCAGACGCGCTGCGTAAAAACGCCCGCCGGGCGATCAACGCGATCTCCCGTGGGGTCGTGGCGGTGAGCGCTTAGGGTTCGGGCTGGTTGCTGTCCGTGGGTATGGTGCGCTTGCGCTGGTCGAAAGGAGGGGCTCCTAAACGAGTCCCACGCGGTCGAAACCAGTACTCCTTTAGGGGTGGCTGTTTTCGACCAGGCGAGTGCGTGAGCGTTCGGAGCAGCTTTCATAGGCGCCAGGCGATACTACTGGGAAAAGTGTGACTGATGGGACAGTCGGCCACTTACGCTCTGCATTCCGTCCATCGGCCCCGCATGGTGCTCTAACGCTGGTCGAAAGGAGGAGCCCCTAAACGAGTCCCACGCGGTCGAAAGGAGGAGTCCTTTCGATGTGGGAGAATTCGACCAGCGTTAACGCACCATAGGCTAAAGGCGGCAGGCGCGGTGGAACAGTCAGTTCGGCCAACTATCCGCGGCCAGCCTGATCCGCGTTTACACACATAACGCCCCCAGGCTTCTAGGCTCGGTGTCATGGCTACGACGTTCGGTAACCGCATCAACCGCGCCCGACAGATCCTTGCTGACAAAGGATGGGCGGGCCTACTCATCGGCCCCGGCCCGGAGCTGGCGTATTTCACCGGCCGCGACATCTTCTCGCACGAGCGGCTGACCTGCCTGGTCATCACCGCCGAGGAGACCCACCTCATCGCCCCGTCCACCGACGAACCCGGTGGCTGGTGTGATGGTGAGGATGCGCACCGGTTGGCCGTCGATAAGCTGCCGAAGGGTGATGTCGGACTGGGCTCCGGCTTCACCACCGCACATGTCCTGCGGTTCCAGGAGCTTATCGACGGCTCCACCCACCTCCTCCCCGAAGAAATCATGAGCGTGAAGGAGCGTGGTGAGATCGGAGAGCTCGCCCGCGCGGGAGCGGCGATCGACCGGGTGCACGCCCAGGTGCCGGAGCTGCTGCAGGCGGGGGTGACAGAGGAGGAGGTCGCGAAGCGGCTGGATGAGCTGATCCTGCACGAGCATGCGGAGGTGGACTTCGTCATCGTCGGCTCGGGACCGAACGGCGCGAACCCGCACCACAGCCATTCGGAGCGGGTGCTTCAGCCGGGCGATCCGGTGGTCGTGGATATCGGCGGCACCCTTGATTCCGGCTACCACTCGGATTCCACGCGCACCTATGTGGTTCCGGGCGGAGAGCCCCCGGCTGATTTCCTGAAGGCCTTCGACGCGGTGGCGGAAGGCTTCCGTGCTGCGTGCAACCTGGTGCGTCCCGGGGTCACCGCCGGTCAGCTCGACGAGGCGGCGCGCAGCGTGATCGAGAAGGCCGGCTTTGGGGAGTACTTCACCCACCGGTTGGGTCACGGGATTGGCCTGGCGGGGCATGAGCGGCCGTGGATCGTCGGTAATAATGACACCGTGATCGAGGAAAACATGACCTTCTCCATCGAGCCGGGCGTCTACGTGCCGGGGAAGTGGGGGATTCGCATCGAGGACATCGTCGTGGTGCGTGGCAGTGGCGCGGAGACTTTCAATCACCGCCCGCACGAGCTATGATGGTTGACATGACAACTAACGCTTTGTTTGTCGGGCATGGCTCCCCGATGAACGCCATCGAGACCAACGACTTCACTACCACCTGGGCGGATCTTGGGAGCACGATGCGCCCGCGCGCCATCCTGTCGGTCTCCGCGCACTGGTACACCCGCGGAAGCGGGGTGACCGCCATGGAATCGCCGAAGACCATCCACGACTTCTGGGGATTCCCGCCCGAGCTCTCCGAGCTGCAGTACAACGCCCCCGGCGATCCCGAGATCGCGCAGCTGGTGCGGGATATCGCCAAGCCGACCCTGGTCGAGGAGGACCACCAGTGGGGACTCGACCACGGCACGTGGAGCGTGTTGACGCATATGTTCCCGGAGGCCGACATCCCGGTCATCCAGCTTTCCATCGACGGAACGAAGCCGCTGGAGTACCACGTGGAGCTCGGCACCCGTCTGGCGCGGCTGGCGCAGGAGCACAACGTGCTCATCGTCGGCTCCGGCAACGTCGTGCACAACCTCTCCATGATCGACTGGAAGGCCGGTGATAAAGGCTTCGGATGGGCCGACGCCTTCGATGACGCCGGCCGCGAGATCATGCTCAACGATCCTGCGCGCCTGCCCTCGCTGGCCGATCACAGCGATTTTCGCCGCGCCGTGCCCACCCCCGATCACTTCCTGCCGCTGGCTTATATCGCCGGAGTGTCCGCGGCGCTGGATGACCCGTCGATCGAGACGTTCAACGATCGGCGCACCATGGGATCGCTGTCGATGACGGGATATACTGTCGCGGCATGACGATCCTCCTGCTCGGCGGCACCAGCGACATCGGCACGGCGCTTGTGCGCCGAATCTGCGCAGGCCAGCGCGTGGTGCTCGCCGCCCGCGATACCCCGAGGCTGCCCGAGTTCCCCGACGCCGCCAGCGTCGAAACCCGCACGTTCGAAGCAACCGACCTTGAGTCGCATCGCGAGCTCGTCGAATCAGTCGGCGAGATCGATACCGCCATCGTCGCCTTCGGCATCCTCGGCGACCAAGAGCGCGCCGAGCGCGATGAGCTGCACGCCGCCGAGATCGCGGATATCGACTACCGCACCCAAGTCTCCATGCTCACCGTGCTCGCCTCCCACATG
Encoded proteins:
- the ygiD gene encoding 4,5-DOPA dioxygenase extradiol produces the protein MTTNALFVGHGSPMNAIETNDFTTTWADLGSTMRPRAILSVSAHWYTRGSGVTAMESPKTIHDFWGFPPELSELQYNAPGDPEIAQLVRDIAKPTLVEEDHQWGLDHGTWSVLTHMFPEADIPVIQLSIDGTKPLEYHVELGTRLARLAQEHNVLIVGSGNVVHNLSMIDWKAGDKGFGWADAFDDAGREIMLNDPARLPSLADHSDFRRAVPTPDHFLPLAYIAGVSAALDDPSIETFNDRRTMGSLSMTGYTVAA
- a CDS encoding DEAD/DEAH box helicase, which translates into the protein MSHLDEFTSRLSFDLDDFQLEGCRVVEKDQGVLVCAPTGAGKTVVGEFAVDLALRRGTKCFYTTPIKALSNQKYHDLCEVHGEEAIGLLTGDVSINPRADVVVMTTEVLRNMIYAESGDLHRLNFVVMDEIHYLADRDRGAVWEEIILSLDESVSVIGLSATVSNSEEFGRWLRTVRGDTEVIVTDRRPVPLDQWMMVGRRVFEMFEPGGDRVNGQLMHYIGRVEESEEKYRPLGRPEVLQVLQGRNMLPAITFIFSRAGCDGALAQCHRSRLILTTKEEAEEIRQIVNAGVEGIPEEDLEVLHFRRWRSALTRGFAAHHAGMLPAFRHIVEELFVKGLLKAVFATETLALGINMPARTVVLERLVKFNGEAHVDLTPGQYTQLTGRAGRRGIDVLGNAVVQWAAAMDPRAVAGLASTCTYPLISTFSPGYNMAINMLKMNGLDESLRLIEKSFAQFQADGSVVDDVRAIERDQERLDALESQLEDDFERLGVAGTIDELVDYIETRRRLTEEEREAKKRARTERDKETTAILAKLQIGDVIAVPGKKRPQLAVVITPANQTKDPRPWVTTERGWSGRIDAAGISVPPIIVGRMRVPKNVRHQPRKNTRYVLSEFKRQHFERPKKMKVRSRVAAKYRKAVQEHPVHSWPDRETLVRAAEDYARISREQKRRRRRVDGATDTLARTFERILALLTEMDYVEIEQGQPVVTEEGERLAKVHSSADLLVAQCLKRGIWENLDPAELAAAVSTCAFENRREIAPAGENEVPTDAIADAIAGTQRVWAELAADEQRHRLPITREPEAEFATAIHQWAAGAPLGYCLSAAAHSGAELTPGDFVRSCLQVNDLLEQVAKTGYSDALRKNARRAINAISRGVVAVSA
- a CDS encoding M24 family metallopeptidase gives rise to the protein MATTFGNRINRARQILADKGWAGLLIGPGPELAYFTGRDIFSHERLTCLVITAEETHLIAPSTDEPGGWCDGEDAHRLAVDKLPKGDVGLGSGFTTAHVLRFQELIDGSTHLLPEEIMSVKERGEIGELARAGAAIDRVHAQVPELLQAGVTEEEVAKRLDELILHEHAEVDFVIVGSGPNGANPHHSHSERVLQPGDPVVVDIGGTLDSGYHSDSTRTYVVPGGEPPADFLKAFDAVAEGFRAACNLVRPGVTAGQLDEAARSVIEKAGFGEYFTHRLGHGIGLAGHERPWIVGNNDTVIEENMTFSIEPGVYVPGKWGIRIEDIVVVRGSGAETFNHRPHEL